One genomic region from Mesorhizobium terrae encodes:
- a CDS encoding carbohydrate ABC transporter permease yields MTLAASLSSGGKKHGVGGNGDAMLGFLLVAPILITMAALVFAPMGRTVWDSLHRVNPMQAGTPFVGLENYARMFSDGQLGSAWINTFLYVLLAVLAETVFGVLAAALINQVRVGRQWLLAAVILPWALPGVVNAVIWLWIFQPGAGLLNGILTAFGLPFENHVWFNDRASAIIAVTVVHVWRMMPLTVVIVLAAMQGIPAHLYEAARIDGATQTQMFLRITLPLVRSAIAVAMTNATVNAFNLFDEAWVLAGSSLETRPVLVQIYLETFQNLRFSYGMALSLVITLVSLLISLVYVLRVYRNTRFD; encoded by the coding sequence ATGACATTGGCAGCCTCGCTTAGTTCGGGAGGCAAAAAACATGGCGTCGGCGGCAACGGCGACGCCATGCTCGGCTTCCTGCTGGTCGCTCCGATCCTGATCACCATGGCGGCATTGGTCTTTGCCCCGATGGGCAGGACGGTGTGGGACAGCTTGCATCGGGTCAATCCGATGCAAGCGGGAACGCCTTTCGTCGGCCTGGAAAACTACGCCCGCATGTTTTCCGACGGCCAGCTTGGATCTGCGTGGATCAATACGTTTCTCTATGTTTTGCTGGCGGTGTTGGCTGAGACGGTTTTCGGTGTTCTCGCCGCTGCGCTCATCAACCAGGTTCGTGTCGGGCGGCAATGGCTTCTCGCTGCCGTTATTCTGCCGTGGGCGCTGCCCGGCGTTGTTAACGCCGTCATCTGGCTCTGGATATTCCAGCCGGGGGCTGGTCTCCTGAACGGAATACTCACCGCATTCGGCTTGCCGTTCGAGAACCACGTTTGGTTCAACGATCGCGCAAGTGCGATCATCGCCGTTACGGTGGTTCACGTCTGGCGGATGATGCCGTTGACGGTCGTAATCGTCTTGGCGGCCATGCAAGGTATTCCAGCACATCTCTACGAGGCCGCTCGTATTGACGGCGCCACGCAAACGCAAATGTTTCTGCGTATTACCCTGCCGTTAGTGCGCAGCGCGATTGCAGTCGCAATGACCAACGCAACGGTCAACGCCTTCAATCTGTTCGACGAAGCTTGGGTTCTGGCGGGCTCCAGTTTGGAGACGCGGCCCGTTTTGGTCCAGATCTACCTCGAAACTTTCCAAAACCTTCGCTTCTCATACGGCATGGCGCTTTCGCTCGTGATCACGCTCGTCTCGCTGCTGATCTCGCTCGTCTATGTGCTGCGCGTCTATCGTAACACTCGGTTCGACTGA
- a CDS encoding carbohydrate ABC transporter permease — protein sequence MKQTFGNRIVVWVGVATLLVWSLGPIYWTLVSAVTPTEDFSARPIHFFPQHFTLDHFSRLLGINIARIGGVEVWAQFRAALVNSIVTSVAATLLCVAISALGAYAFTRLEFPGRRMLFAAVVATLAIPAYAVLIPLYQIMIRLHLVDTYLGVALIYVSAYLPLSLWLLRSVFEALPIALEEAAQIDGAGKLYIFFRIVLPLAGPGLTAAAILTFLGAWGQYLVPLIFSPEATKPLTVLIPEFVTKNFIDYGLITASGSIAIVIPALVVIFLNRYLVSGLLAGSVK from the coding sequence ATGAAACAGACATTTGGCAACCGCATTGTTGTTTGGGTGGGCGTAGCGACCCTACTGGTTTGGTCCCTCGGTCCGATCTACTGGACGCTGGTGAGCGCCGTCACACCTACCGAGGATTTTTCGGCACGGCCGATCCACTTCTTCCCGCAGCACTTCACACTGGATCATTTTTCGCGCCTGCTCGGCATCAATATCGCGCGCATCGGCGGTGTTGAGGTATGGGCGCAGTTTCGCGCGGCGTTGGTCAACAGCATCGTCACTTCTGTCGCCGCCACCCTGCTTTGTGTCGCGATTTCGGCGCTCGGCGCTTATGCATTCACACGACTGGAATTTCCCGGACGTCGCATGCTCTTCGCGGCCGTCGTGGCTACTCTTGCAATTCCCGCCTATGCGGTACTGATCCCGCTCTATCAGATCATGATCCGCCTGCATCTTGTGGACACATATCTCGGGGTTGCGTTGATTTATGTGTCGGCTTATCTGCCGCTTTCGCTGTGGCTCCTCCGCAGCGTTTTCGAAGCGCTGCCGATCGCCCTGGAAGAAGCTGCGCAGATTGATGGAGCAGGTAAGCTCTACATCTTTTTTAGGATCGTGTTGCCGCTGGCGGGGCCTGGTCTGACGGCGGCAGCCATCCTTACTTTCCTTGGCGCATGGGGGCAGTACCTCGTCCCTCTGATCTTTTCCCCTGAAGCGACAAAACCGCTGACGGTGCTGATCCCGGAATTCGTCACCAAGAATTTCATCGACTACGGGTTGATCACGGCGAGCGGGTCCATCGCCATCGTCATCCCCGCACTCGTTGTCATTTTCCTAAATCGCTACCTCGTCAGTGGCTTGCTGGCTGGTTCGGTCAAATGA
- a CDS encoding ABC transporter substrate-binding protein, with amino-acid sequence MRKLMQPLAVMAALAVAGPAHSDDKKPLAGKTITVLVPSPQASNIAADFEAETGIHVNMQTLAWDDIRPKLVTALIAGTTPADVTEIDWSWTGQFSAAGWYAPLNDAINAEALKDIGVSGIFTVDGKLLGIPYSNDFRVMLVNKKHFKDAGIAEMPKTLDELAAAAKKIKEKGIVNYPIGLPLSPTEGASTSWYLLTKAFGGDLFDANFEPLFTKPDSAGYKALEFELKLLKDGLVDPASTNLKDSQINEGQFAQGLTSIMISGEPGRLGQMNDPAQSKVAGQVEAIPVATSSGNTRSFGLPEAIGIPNVSQNKEAAIEFIKWFTAKKFQTQNYTANGILPTRTSVLAELNDAGKLRSGSALVTQSKTVEALFPQGTPTWYPQFSSAVNTAINSAAKGQMTVEQAVQSIAEATKQAKAQ; translated from the coding sequence ATGCGTAAATTGATGCAACCTCTGGCAGTGATGGCTGCTTTGGCTGTAGCTGGACCGGCACACAGCGATGACAAGAAGCCGCTCGCGGGTAAGACCATTACGGTGCTCGTGCCGTCGCCGCAGGCGTCCAATATCGCCGCCGATTTCGAGGCGGAGACCGGCATCCACGTGAACATGCAGACGCTTGCCTGGGACGATATCCGACCCAAGCTGGTTACGGCGCTGATTGCTGGCACGACCCCCGCAGATGTCACCGAGATCGATTGGTCATGGACCGGACAGTTTAGTGCGGCTGGCTGGTACGCACCATTGAACGACGCGATCAACGCCGAGGCGCTAAAGGATATCGGTGTTTCCGGCATCTTCACCGTCGACGGCAAGTTGCTTGGTATTCCCTACAGCAACGATTTCCGTGTGATGCTGGTAAACAAGAAGCATTTCAAGGATGCCGGCATCGCCGAGATGCCGAAAACACTGGACGAACTTGCCGCGGCAGCGAAGAAGATCAAGGAAAAAGGCATCGTCAACTATCCAATTGGCCTACCCTTGTCGCCTACCGAAGGGGCTTCGACGAGCTGGTACCTTTTGACGAAAGCCTTCGGTGGCGATTTGTTCGACGCGAATTTCGAGCCCCTGTTCACCAAGCCGGATTCGGCTGGATACAAAGCTCTGGAGTTCGAACTGAAGCTTCTGAAAGACGGACTTGTCGATCCAGCTTCGACCAATCTGAAAGACAGCCAGATCAATGAAGGCCAGTTCGCACAGGGTCTGACCAGCATCATGATTTCGGGAGAGCCTGGCCGTCTCGGTCAAATGAATGACCCGGCGCAATCCAAGGTCGCTGGCCAAGTCGAGGCGATCCCGGTTGCGACATCAAGCGGGAATACCCGCAGCTTTGGCTTGCCGGAAGCAATCGGCATTCCAAACGTGTCGCAGAACAAGGAAGCCGCGATCGAATTCATCAAATGGTTCACGGCCAAGAAATTCCAGACGCAGAACTATACCGCCAACGGCATATTGCCCACTCGCACGTCCGTTCTTGCCGAGCTGAATGATGCGGGTAAGTTGCGCAGCGGCAGCGCCCTGGTTACGCAGTCAAAGACGGTCGAGGCATTGTTCCCGCAGGGCACGCCGACCTGGTATCCGCAATTCTCGAGCGCGGTGAACACGGCGATCAACAGCGCCGCCAAGGGCCAGATGACCGTCGAGCAGGCTGTGCAGAGCATCGCCGAGGCCACCAAGCAGGCCAAGGCTCAATGA
- a CDS encoding N-acetylglucosamine kinase translates to MKRDLILGIDGGGSKILVALADRSGRLLRLSRGGGVNPMDNPGWRQELDAQLAPFVGDPRIGAVAAALPAYSEVKRLSEMQRDAISCAFGDVPQRILNDVEAAHLGAFAGGAGILLLSGTGSMAWARDATGVSFRVGGWGDAIGDEGSGYWIGRAALNLVSQSIDGRARPTALADMMFEHLQIDRSDPMNALGGWVTGLANPRSGIAALSTLVDRAAGDGDAGALDLIERAADELAKHFAAISATAGHNGSALGWTYAGGTFASRRLLDALCARIDRPLTAPKLPPIGGALLAAAQLLGWLIDDSWIGQLAAVANSATEQTGEAGLNNKERREHA, encoded by the coding sequence GTGAAGCGCGATCTGATCCTCGGCATAGATGGTGGCGGCAGCAAGATCCTTGTCGCTCTCGCCGATAGATCGGGGCGGCTCTTACGCTTATCTCGGGGTGGTGGCGTCAATCCGATGGACAATCCAGGTTGGCGTCAGGAACTCGACGCGCAGCTTGCTCCCTTCGTCGGCGACCCGCGTATCGGTGCCGTCGCAGCCGCACTTCCCGCCTATAGCGAGGTGAAGAGGCTCTCCGAAATGCAGCGCGACGCGATTTCCTGCGCGTTTGGCGATGTGCCACAGCGCATCTTGAATGATGTCGAAGCGGCCCATCTTGGCGCATTCGCGGGAGGCGCTGGCATCCTCCTCCTTTCGGGAACCGGTTCCATGGCTTGGGCACGAGACGCGACTGGCGTCTCGTTTCGCGTTGGCGGGTGGGGTGATGCGATCGGTGACGAGGGCAGTGGATACTGGATCGGACGCGCTGCGCTCAACCTCGTAAGCCAGAGTATCGACGGGCGTGCCAGGCCTACGGCCCTGGCGGACATGATGTTTGAACATTTGCAGATCGATCGGTCCGACCCGATGAACGCGCTCGGCGGCTGGGTGACGGGTCTTGCCAATCCACGATCCGGCATAGCTGCGCTATCGACCCTGGTGGATCGCGCTGCAGGGGACGGTGATGCGGGCGCCCTCGATCTGATCGAACGAGCCGCTGATGAATTGGCGAAGCATTTTGCCGCCATCTCCGCAACAGCTGGTCACAACGGTTCGGCCTTGGGGTGGACCTATGCCGGCGGCACTTTTGCCAGCCGCCGGTTGCTCGATGCGCTGTGTGCTCGCATCGACCGCCCTTTGACTGCTCCCAAGCTTCCTCCCATCGGCGGCGCCCTCTTGGCAGCCGCCCAACTTCTCGGCTGGCTCATCGATGATAGCTGGATCGGGCAACTTGCTGCTGTCGCAAACAGCGCGACGGAACAAACAGGTGAAGCAGGCCTCAATAATAAGGAGAGAAGGGAACATGCGTAA